A stretch of Mya arenaria isolate MELC-2E11 chromosome 14, ASM2691426v1 DNA encodes these proteins:
- the LOC128217864 gene encoding uncharacterized protein LOC128217864 encodes MERKIKDEFRLRKFGFSHFSADSLVLSQWDIPAPVYVVYRVLVSAYCVFAFTQLFVTAQDPNHRLMAYLTVWTYLLLTIYFVSSLLVTLYRTYIGRGRRQSVSETVSFARQTDANVNAVTQNGYRNPAFNDTEKQSRAVVASSASFQNGKINNISVETSVSTLNEVDATVWYMKITWLIGDCVYVFAPVVTVVYFGALYPAIGHTNYVDVNVHGVNSVFVFIDAFMVARPVRLLHAIYPVFYGLCYLIFSIIYWSADKVNNVLYKNVLDWNQPGLTVGVVAGLTFIVIPLLQLLHYGIYRLRLIMYRRLYGREFND; translated from the exons ATGGAAAGGAAAATTAAAGATGAATTTAGACTGAGGAAATTTGGATTTTCGCATTTTAGCGCCGACTCTTTGGTGCTGTCTCAG TGGGATATCCCGGCGCCTGTTTACGTGGTGTACCGGGTGTTGGTGTCCGCCTACTGCGTGTTCGCCTTCACACAGCTCTTCGTCACCGCTCAGGACCCTAACCACAGGCTGATGGCTTATCTCACCGTATGGACATACCTTCTGCTCACTATTTACTTTGTGTCTTCGTTGCTTGTGACGTTATACAGAACGTACATCGGACGTGGACGACGTCAGTCAGTATCAGAGACGGTCAGCTTCGCTAGACAAACGGACGCAAACGTAAACGCTGTCACACAAAATGGCTACAGAAATCCAGCCTTTAACGATACAGAGAAACAGTCGAGAGCCGTTGTTGCCTCCAGTGCTTCGTTTCAAAATGgaaaaattaataacataagCGTAGAAACGTCAGTCTCTACATTGAACGAAGTTGACGCAACAGTGTGGTACATGAAGATTACTTGGCTGATTGGAGATTGTGTATACGTTTTTGCGCCAGTGGTGACCGTGGTGTACTTCGGCGCCCTCTACCCCGCCATTGGTCACACAAACTACGTTGACGTCAACGTACACGGCGTCAACAGCGTTTTCGTATTTATTGACGCTTTTATGGTCGCCCGCCCCGTCCGGCTTTTACACGCGATCTACCCAGTATTTTATGGCTTGTGCTATCTtattttcagtattatttaCTGGAGCGCTGATAAGGTAAATAACGTACTCTACAAGAACGTTTTGGACTGGAACCAGCCTGGACTTACGGTTGGTGTCGTTGCAGGTCTGACGTTCATCGTTATTCCGCTGCTACAATTGCTACATTACGGCATCTATCGGCTAAGATTGATCATGTACAGGCGGCTATATGGACGGGAGTTTAATGACTGA